The Aspergillus fumigatus Af293 chromosome 3, whole genome shotgun sequence region GAGggctggccaggaacagaaggctggccgggaacagagggctggccgggaacagaaggctggccaggaacagaaggctggccgggagcagaaggctggccgggaacGGAGggctggccaggaacagaaggctggccgggaacagagggctggccgggaacagaaggctggccaggaacagaaggctggccgggagcagaaggctggccgggagcagaaggctggccgggaacagagggctggccgggaacagagggctggccgggaacagaaggctggccgggaacGGAGggctggccgggaacagaaggctggccgggaacagagggctggccaggaacagaaggctggcctGGAACAGAGGGCTGACCAGGGacagaaggctggccaggaacagaGGGCTGACCAGGGACAGAAGGCTGGCTAGGAGCTGTAGGCTGTCCAGGGGCAACAGGAACTGGCTGCACAGGGGGAGGAACAGTGCTGTTGGTGAAAGGAGCGGGCCTGGGGGGTGGGACAACAGTAGTGTTCTGGCCGGGGACACCCGTTGGGACAACCTTTGGAGGTGGCACAATAGTAGTCGCGTTTTGAGTCGGGACTGAAGTCGGGACAGAAGTCGCGTTTTGAGTCGGGACAAAAGTCGGGATTGAAGTCGCGTTTTGAGTTGGGACAGAAGTCGGGACAGAAGTCGGGACAGAAGTCGGGACAGAAGTCGGAACCAGAGGATGGTTAGGCACAGTTCCAGTGGGCACGACCACTCGAGTCTCGGTGTTCGAGTCCTCAACGGTAGTGGTAGTCACAGTGATTGTACTAGTCAGAGTGATAGGAATAGTCAAAGTCTTGGTTCCAGAAGTGACTTTCGTGTGGGAAACTGCGATGATAGTATTAAGACACATGCGCTTGAAAAGGTCAGGTGGAGCATCATACCTGGGCAGGTTGTGGTCAAGTACGTTGCCGTCCTGGTGACCCAGTGAGGCTCAGCAGTGGCTGGCCACTTGGTGGGAGGGGTGTGACCAGGGTAACCAGAATGACCCTATTACCGCAATGTCAGTGTCCTCCATGCAGAAGGTAAGAGAGGCTAGGGCGGGCTACGCATACCTCGTCATTGCCCTTGTTTGGCACAATGCCACCCAAGGCTGGcccagccagagccagaagtGCAATGCCAGAGTTGACCATTTTGAAAATTGATTTCTTGCTTTTGAGACAAAAGTTTCTGGATAACAATAAATGAATTCCCgaaggaagcaagaaaacGAATGAAGAGTCCGAGAGCGAGCGACTTTCTTGAACAAAAAGGTGAAAGAAAGAattgaagggaaaagagtCAGGATCGCAGGAGGAACTCTACTTTATATCTCGAGGGTGGAGTCGCTTGATGTTTTCAAGAGATTACTGGTAATGGTAGTGATACCATGTCGTACCCACGAtcaacgaggatgacgaccaATATCTGGTCCCAGGTAACTCGAAAGTTGATTGGCCTCCGACCCGAGTAGGCTGATAATACCCCATTGAACCATGGATAATAGAGGTACCGATGTAATGCTATCAAGAGAAGACTCTTATGTGAGAGCCTGTCGTGTGTCAAGACCAGGAGATCGAGGTAACATCTCCGAGTTTCATTCGGATGAAAGGCCGAGGATACCCTTGTCAGCCTCCCAAGAGACGGGGAGACAAGAGGAGGCACGGAAGTCTAGGGGCCAGAAGTGATGGCGTCACCAACATCAACTAGTGAGACGAGGGTAACATGAACCAGCATTGCTGGATGGAGTCCTCTCAGATCCTGAGATCTTGTCACAAAAAAAGGCACCTCACGCGAAAATAGGAACAAGCCGCTCACAGCTCGGCGCCACCGTGGAGCCTCAGTCAGAGATGGTCGAACCACACTGCAGAAAGGCGACTGAAGTAACGCTTGGAATGTGGAGTTTGAAATGGGTACGCCCATTCAATGCTACCTGCCGAAGCTTAAAGAAGGAACAAAAGGTACTGGAGTCAATCCAGCAGGCTTAGCCAATCTCCATAGTTGAGGCCCATGTAAGTGGAGGCCAGAGCACTGCTCAGCTCGCTGCGAGAGAAGCGCCTTCATGCCCAAATGCTGACTATTGTCTCCACCAGTGTTGTCAAACGCTTTCATAAGGTCCTTGATCGACGATGACGCACATCAGATCCATGGCAAATCTGGTATGCTCTGCTACCGTTTTTAAACAAGTGAGGTCTTCTAAACGCAAGTACGACGGTAGAAGAACCCCAGGGAACATTTGAGGCCAATGGTGGTGGAGCCTTTCTGAATGTAACAAGGATCTCTCTTGATTGGATAGCTCCGCGAGGATCAGGGCAGATGTAGGCATCATACCACTCGAGATGCGCCAGAGAGAGGTGGAGATCTCTGACGTTGAACGACCTTACAACAATACCGCAAGCGGACGTTGAAAGGGGAAGGAAGGTCGTTCCTGGCGAGGTTGTGGTTGCATGAGACTTCTAGGGAAATTGACCGTTTGCGGACGTAGGCTTAACAGGGTAGTCAGTGTCACGTGAACTGTAAGCACATTCCAAGCTGCCCTATCGATAAGGATAAGGGCTAGGGCTGATACAAGTCACTCTCGTTCCATTTAGAGGCACGCGTTTGGGACGCGTCTCGCGTCGATGGATGTGGATTGCTTGAATGATATTGTAGCCCAGAGAGTCGATGAAGTTATCCCACTGCCCATCGTCAACCAGATACATAATGCCTCACTCAGTTTCCTCTGCCGAGTCGTCCGCTCACgatcatgatgatgagataCTCCAAGATACCCCTGCGACTGATGCGCATTCTAGCGCTACGGAAGATGAAGCTCCAATCGCGCTAGAAAATCAGGCAACAGGCGTGAGGCTAGAAGATATGTTCAGCGATGAGGACAACGATGAGGAATTTCCAGCTTCGAATGCTCCAGATCCGCAAAATGAGGCGACAGCACCCCAAGCTGCTTCGGAGTAAGCGCATTTTGTTCTTGCATTTGAGTATGGCATTGACGTTAGATGTTCATTCAGGCCCGCTCCTCAATCGGCACAAGTCGACACAGATATAATGCTCGCTTTCTATCAGCGTCTATTTCCATTCCGCTACCTCTTTCAGTGGCTGAACCATGGAATTATACCCTCTCCTGATTTTGGGAACCGCGAATTCGCTCTTACTCTTCAGAATGACGCATATCTTCGTTATCAATCATATGCGACTGCAGATCTGTGAGTAGGGAGAAGTTGTGGGCCTATAACTCATTGATTCCTGACAAATGCTTCCCTTAGATTCCGTAAGGACATCTTGAAAATGAACCCTTCGAGATTTGAGATCGGTCCCGTGTATAACACAAACCCGCGGGACCGGAAAACACTACGAGGCGGTCAGATGAAACCAATCTCCAAAGAGCTAGTATTCGATATCGATTTGACAGATTATGACGACATTCGGTCTTGCTGCACCAAAGCAAATATTTGTCGAAAATGCTGGACTTTCGTGACTATGGCGATGAAAGTGGTGGATACTGCGTTGCGTGAAGACTTTGGCTTCGAGCACATCCTTTGGGTGTACTCAGGTCGTCGTGGTGCTCACGCATGGGTGTGCGATGCCCGTGCTCGTTGTCTCCCCGATGACCGGCGCAGGGCCATTGCCGGCTATCTCGACGTTGTGAGAGGAGGATCCCAAAGCGGGAAGCGCGTGAATATAAAGCGGCCGTTACATCCGCATATGTCCCGTAGTCTTGAAATTCTCAAACCCTTCTTCGCCCAAACTACACTTATCGACCAGGATACATTCGCAAGCTCAGAACAAGCAGAGCGCCTCCTCTCATTGCTGCCGGACAAGACACTGAATGATGCACTGCGCAAGAAATGGGATTCGTCGCCTGGCCGGTCCAGTACGAACAAATGGGCGGACATCGACGCGCTTGCAAAGACTGGCAAGAGCAGCACTCTTAATCCTACTACTCTGAGAGACGCGAAACAGGATATCGTACTCGAATATACATACCCGCGACTCGACGCTGAAGTCAGCAAGAAAATGATCCATTTACTCAAGAGCCCTTTTGTCATCCATCCCGGTACTGGGCGTGTTTGTGTTCCCATTGACGCCAAAAAAGCGGACGGATTCGATCCTCTTTCCGTCCCAACAGTCACTCAATTACTGGCGGAGATAGATGCCTGGGATGCTGAGCACTCTAGCGGTAATGCAGGCGCCGAAGCTGGTCAAGATGAAAGCCACACACCTAGCGACTCCCAGGGAAGTCGCAAATTGCAAGATTACGAGAAGACCAGCCTTAAGCCATATATTGACTACTTCCGTTCGTTCATCGCTTCTCTAAACAAAGAGGAACGCGTCGGCAAACGAGGAAATGAAGATCCGGATGAGGTAAAATCGGAAAGCATGGAATTTTAAGGGCATTCACTGTTTGCATTCGTTCCGATATATGGCTGGGTTCTTGATATTGGGATTTGCAGGTTTCTATTCTTAGCGGAAGTATTGGTTTATGCTGGCGAAGTAAAGGCGTTTATAGGTGTTGGTTAGGCTGTATATAAGCCACGCAATTGAATCAACGACCCGATGCCAAAATTCGTACTTTATTGGTCACTATTCGCTACTATGGTAAACTCGGCGGTAATTTTGATGACGGCTTGAATGAGAGGTTTGACATTCTCAATTAGATGTGAACTACGTACAACACATGATCCTGAATTCGTTTCTAATGATACAATGGGGGAATAGCGGATAAGTAGTTATGATTTTTCAATGGATTTTGGTACAATGCACGAGAAGACCTAGTAAGGACTTCAGAGCACTTTTTCGCCGAAAAGATTTCGGTATTTAAGCGGCGACGAAGTTCTTGACGTCTGCGACCAGCAATGTTAGCTACACGAGCGAAGGCGTAATGACAGTGATTAAACTTACTCTCGAGCCAGCGGACGTattccttctgctccttgacctGAATGTAGTCGGGGATCATGTTGGCGAGCTCAGCATTGATGCCTCTCTCTTCGAGGTAGCGTTCGAGGAAGGTCTGCAGGTCTTCGTCAAGGTTCTCGAAAGGAGGACCAGCGTAGAGGCTCTGTCTGGTCCAATCTTGCTCGGCAGTTTGTGCGTGGGCGAGGTCAGGCTTAGAGAAGTATGACACCTCCTCGATCTGGAACAGACCATCCTGAGCAACGGTCTGGATCAGGAGAGAACCGTTGCCGGGCTTTTCGATGGTGATGTTAACACGAGCAGGGAAGCTGGGTTCCATATCACGGTCTAGATCATCAATTTCGCGGTCGGCCGGAGCAATGCGATCCTCGGGGTGCTGAGCAACAGTACCGGGCGCACCGCGACCTTGGTTAACGGGCTGGTGGCCCTGGAAGTCCATCTCATCGGCGAAAGCGCTGTCATCGAAATCCTCCTGTTCACTCAGGTTCTGGAGATCGGCGACGGTGAAGGTGAGTCGGATCCTGTCCGTAGATGGAAGTATAAGTGGAGGAGCCGAAGGTCTCTGGTGAAGAGATACTTACTCCTCATTGCCAAACTTCTTGCTCAAAACAACTTCCTGTTCACCAGGAACATCCTTGACCTATGCACAATACGTGAGTCCGTGCTAAAATCATTGATACTTGTGGTCCGTATACTCACCTCCCAGGAGTTGTTCTGGAGGACATACTGGATGTTCTGCACGGAGGTCTCAAGATCCTCTAGGCCGGAGGCCTTCTCATGTTTcaattcatcctccagcTTCGCAACAAGTTCAATGTCGCCTTGTACAAAGAAAATGGGTGTTAGCTTGATGTTTTGCTGAATAAAACCAGCTTTGTGAAACCACCGGAACTCGTGCCCGATCAACAAATGAAGCCCGGAAAGAGAAAATTTGAACTATCATGTCCTCCATGAATACCTTGGATAATAAACTTTATAGAGGACTTTACCTTCGGCAGGAGATTGTCTGAAAGCACTAGAGGTAGAGAAAGCAGCGTAGGAGGGTCTTGTAGCCTGCTTCAACGAAGCTTGCAGAAAGCCATTCTTGGGAACTGACAGGAAGGACGACCGTGAGGCGGTAGCGATGGACCGCGAGAGTGTGCGAGGCACGGAACGCGCAAATGTACGAAGAGAAAGCATCTTAAAGATGGATGAAAAATTGATGCGCAAAAATGGCAGATAAGAAGGTGGTAATCAGAAGGTATGAAGTTGAAGAGAGGAAGTTTTGAATCTGGTGTGAGGCGAACCGATGATGTTAACCTTCCGACCCGGCCGCCAAGACTAGGGAGCTTCTGCCATTTCCGATGATCCAACTACTTATCTACAAAGGACAGGATGAGCCTGCTTACACaaaaaaacaagaaaaagaagtaTATTCTTTGATCCCAGCTACTTTTACTATATCTGTGTTTTGTCTGCATTGGGTTTTGACCCCATGGGTGTCGGATGGGGTCCGGATTCGAGCTCAATAGCAACCTGGGGCGATGGGGACTGTGTACTTCGCTACTCCAGTGTGGCAGTATAGTATGATTACTTCACGCTCAATATGCAGAGCGGTGTAACTTAGTCGGGTTCTAAACTCGAATCTCTGATGGATTGATGATGCACAGCAAAATTGCCTGCGGCATGTACTGGGTCAGTCATATGTAGGATCATCACCGAAGATCATCTGACTCGTTATGTATATTAAGAAGATCATTAGGAAGAGATAGGAGAAACCAGCCTCATGAAAGTCCCTTGGGTGGAAAAGCCGACGGCTGTTTCCCACCATCTTTGGTTATTCTGATGAATTTCATCATGCTAAGGCTGGACCAGTCTCCGTTCCACGATGCGAGGCCTTTGATCACAGCTTCTTGGCTTAAATCGGGCATCCAAAATCCAGTCTTAAACTCTTTGTTCTCGACCTCTGTCCGTTGTAGTAAGGCTTCTTCACGCTTGCTTGGAGGCCGGCCTTTCCTCCGCTCACTCTGTAATTGTTCGATCTCAGGGACGCTACGGTTAATATACCTAGCCAAGCAGGTGTCAGCATGCGACTGTGCAGGAAAAGTAATGACATAGACATACCGCACGACCAAGTCCTTCATATCATCTTCTGAGAACGGTTTAGATTCTTTCGCAACGGTTTCTTGGAAGTACGTGACGCGATCAACTGGAGAGAGGGTCTTAGAATCAGCTCAACAAGCCCGCAGAGAAAAGTGAAGTATATACTGACTGTAAGACTGTCTTCCACGGGCCATCAATGCTGAGACTCGGGCTACTCGATCATCCCTTGCGTTGGCTCGGCGCAATCTCTTCGcatctctgctgttctcatGAAGTGCATCAATCACACCGCGCTTCTTTGAAATATGTTTGTGCACTTTCGCGAAAGACTTCGGCATTGTATTGATTCAAATCTCCTATGCTTGCTAGGAGTAGAGGGGTAGTCTATGCGAATTCACCATCCGCTAAGTCGAAACTTCCTTTTTTGATAATTTTCTGGTACAGACGGCAGAATCAACAGGCGGTGACTCCGAAAGTAGAGACCGCCTCCCTCAACCCAATCAGAGCTGCTCTCTTGATATACCGCGTTCACGCGTCGATGGTGAACGAGAAGGAACGAACATTCCAGCCTCGTTGTCAGGGCCCAGAATCTTGTCTCTGGGTTGTTGGTCAGGGTGGCTGACTACTGTCATTGATCACTATTTTATAGGAACGCGGTATCCCAGCAGCCACGCACTCAGACTCTTCGAACCTTCAGCCCAAGAACGTCAGAGCCGATGCCCGTCTTGGCCAGTTAGGTGAACGGCAGGAGTGTCTTGCCTTTGCAAGAGTGCCCACCATGGGCATTAAAGGTTGGCTTTTCCCCTCTTCGCCATGATGAATGACAGAGATACTGATTGATTATGCAGGACTCCACGGCCTTCTCAAATCAATTCAGAAGCCATGTCACGTTAAAAAGTTCAAAGGGCAAACCCTCGGAGTAGATGCGTATGGCTGGCTACATCGCGGCACTGTTGCCTGTGCTGTCGATCTCGTACTCGACAGGCCTACAACGAAGTATGTGATCAGCCAAGGCGTTTCGCGATGGCATGACTAATTTTTGTCCAGACATGTCGAATTCGTCCTCAATCGTGTCCGCATGCTCCTCTACTTCGGGGTAACCCCGTACCTTGTCTTCGATGGAGACAATCTCCCCAGTAAATCCGGTACCGAGTCGGAGCGGCTTCAGAAGCGGGAGGCAAGTAAAGCTCTTGGATTGGAGCTTCAACGCAAGGGCCGTATGGCAGAGGCCTACCAGGAACTACAAAAGGCCGTGGATGTGACTCCTTATATGGCTCGCCAATTGATCGAGGAACTGAAGAAGGTGGAAGTCCAATATGTCGTCGCGCCGTACGAGGCAGATGCACAGCTGGTATATCTTGAACGGCAGGGCATCATCAATGGGATTATATCTGAAGACTCGGATTTACTTGTCTTCGGCGCCAAGAGATTACTGTCTAAACTCGACCAACATGGCGATTGCATTGAGATTGATCGAGCAGACTTTGCGGCCTGTCGCGAGGTCAACTTGATAGGATGGACAGATGCTGACTTCCGACGGATGTGTATCCTTAGTGGCTGCGATTATCTTCCCAACATCCCCAGAATGGGTCTGAAAACAGCTTATCGGAGCATACGAAAGTACAAGAACGTTGAGAAAGCACTTCGTATGCTGCAGTTTGACGGTCAATTTCACGTTCCCGCTGGTTACCTTGAGAATTTCAAGCAAGCCGAGCTCACGTTCCTATACCAGAGAGTTTTCTGTCCTAAGGCCGGCAAGCTCGTCCCTTTGACTCAGCCCGAAAAGGATGTGAACTTGGAGGAACTGCCTTTCATCGGTCGCGATGTGGATGCAGAAATCGCGCTCGGTGTTGCACTTGGCGACTTGGATCCAACGACGAAAGAGCAAATTGTGCTAAAGCCCCCAGTTCCTGGGAAGATGGCAAGCGGAATTACTCGGCGGCAGACGCTCGGCTCTGCGGCAGAGTTGAAGCCGAAGAAACCCATCAGCGCATTCTTTACTCCAAAGCGGATGCCGTTGGCTGAACTCGACCCTAACAGTTTAACGCCGTCTCCGAGTCAGCAACGACTGCTGGAGCGTCATGCCAATAGTTCGTGGGAGAGCAGCCCTGCGCCATCGCGGCCAGACGTTACGAGGTCGGCGTCTGCCCTGGGTTCCTCCAACCGTTTATCAAGTCCCCTTGTCAGAAGTGTGGAGCGTACCTCTTTCTTGGCTCGCGCGGCTAAAGCGTCAACTTTTCAACCCGCCAAACGGCAACGCCTTTGCGCCGACACGGAGGAAGAAAACTTACCGGAGCGTGCAGACTGCCGTAGTCGTTTCTTCGCGCCTTGCACCAACAGCTCTAGTCCAAGTGGCTCGAAGGCTGCTCGAACCAAACGCAAATCGACTTTGGAAGTTTTCTCCGATGAGGTAGCAGAGCAAATAATGACGTACCTACCTGACCCCGCTCACAGGTCTAGCGACTCCAAGGAAGGTGTTGATTCGCCCAGATCGTCTATGTCAGACGAGAATGATGGCAAACCAGTGCTGTCAAAGTACATCTTCAAGCCCCAGTCTAAGGAGAGTACCTCTGGCGCGTCCCGCAATCCGACGTTATCAACCTTGTCTGGTCCTTTCCCGCGGCGCCGGCTCACTCCCTTGCAGCGCCTTGGTCAAACCGCTCTTGCTCGTCCTCGATCTGTGAATGCCCTGCCCCAGACAAAGGCATTCGTCCATCCCAGCCTGGTTGAACGTTCAGCGACAACCTCTACCCAGGGCAGCGAAGACTTGATTGTTCCGAACaccgatgacgaagatgatggcgatgatacCAACAAAACGCAGGACCCGGTCAATCTGGAACAATTCTTATATGCCAGATAACAGAGAGGTTCTCGGATTGTTGGACCAGATTCGGTTGGTTTGCATGGAGGGAACATTGACTCAACGGAGTACAACGGCGTACTTGGGACGACTTGCATACTACTACTTTGCATTGATACTTTTGGTATACCCATATCTGAGTTGGGCGCTCTTGTTGGCCTAGAAAGTTTGGGAGGCTTTTGACGTTGCAAGTGAAAAGACATGGTTAAACTGGGAGTAATATACATACAGAACAGATCCGCCCTTGGCTTTTTTTCTAGTATCATGGAGACTTACAAGGAACAGTTCGATAGCTTTTTAATGTTATTGCGCCTGTCTATGTTGGGCAGTGGAGTTTACTGGACACCTGAAAATCGCGAGGCTGGATCGATGAGGTTACCGATAAGCGTGACGCTAGACCTATCAAGGGATAGCCCTATGAGTGGGTCAATCTGGTCTGAGATGGGCACGAGCGGGGCTGCCTGAAAGCGCAGGCGGTCGGGCATGGTTACCGGGGAACGGGCGGCGTAAACAAAAGGCGTTGGCCCAGCCTCCTGCATTGTATGGAGTCAAGTCTCCCAGCCACCAGGTACAGcacagcatcatcatcatttgtGTCATCGTCAGGATCCTGATGCTGTAGCTGTCCCTCGTTGTGAAAACTTTgaagcagagaaggaggTTTAGGCCGAAATTGTGGAATTGTCCAGCTACGCTCCCTTCCCTCTCGTTCCCCTCCATTGTTCTTCCTAAACTATACCCTCTCGCATACTTGCTCGTTTTTGACACATACCTATCTTCGCCAAATCTGATATTACAGACTGTTTTGAGTTGAGATTCTGACCATCTCGATTGAATAATTAGGTGTCATTCCTTGAAAGAAGTCACATTCTTTGAAAGGCTCTGTCAAGTTCGTCAACTAGATCGCATTGAACTATTCGAGCGACCCATCCAAGCTTCGATCCACAACATCC contains the following coding sequences:
- a CDS encoding DNA primase subunit PRI1 translates to MKLSHCPSSTRYIMPHSVSSAESSAHDHDDEILQDTPATDAHSSATEDEAPIALENQATGVRLEDMFSDEDNDEEFPASNAPDPQNEATAPQAASEPAPQSAQVDTDIMLAFYQRLFPFRYLFQWLNHGIIPSPDFGNREFALTLQNDAYLRYQSYATADLFRKDILKMNPSRFEIGPVYNTNPRDRKTLRGGQMKPISKELVFDIDLTDYDDIRSCCTKANICRKCWTFVTMAMKVVDTALREDFGFEHILWVYSGRRGAHAWVCDARARCLPDDRRRAIAGYLDVVRGGSQSGKRVNIKRPLHPHMSRSLEILKPFFAQTTLIDQDTFASSEQAERLLSLLPDKTLNDALRKKWDSSPGRSSTNKWADIDALAKTGKSSTLNPTTLRDAKQDIVLEYTYPRLDAEVSKKMIHLLKSPFVIHPGTGRVCVPIDAKKADGFDPLSVPTVTQLLAEIDAWDAEHSSGNAGAEAGQDESHTPSDSQGSRKLQDYEKTSLKPYIDYFRSFIASLNKEERVGKRGNEDPDEVKSESMEF
- a CDS encoding putative exonuclease, producing MGIKGLHGLLKSIQKPCHVKKFKGQTLGVDAYGWLHRGTVACAVDLVLDRPTTKHVEFVLNRVRMLLYFGVTPYLVFDGDNLPSKSGTESERLQKREASKALGLELQRKGRMAEAYQELQKAVDVTPYMARQLIEELKKVEVQYVVAPYEADAQLVYLERQGIINGIISEDSDLLVFGAKRLLSKLDQHGDCIEIDRADFAACREVNLIGWTDADFRRMCILSGCDYLPNIPRMGLKTAYRSIRKYKNVEKALRMLQFDGQFHVPAGYLENFKQAELTFLYQRVFCPKAGKLVPLTQPEKDVNLEELPFIGRDVDAEIALGVALGDLDPTTKEQIVLKPPVPGKMASGITRRQTLGSAAELKPKKPISAFFTPKRMPLAELDPNSLTPSPSQQRLLERHANSSWESSPAPSRPDVTRSASALGSSNRLSSPLVRSVERTSFLARAAKASTFQPAKRQRLCADTEEENLPERADCRSRFFAPCTNSSSPSGSKAARTKRKSTLEVFSDEVAEQIMTYLPDPAHRSSDSKEGVDSPRSSMSDENDGKPVLSKYIFKPQSKESTSGASRNPTLSTLSGPFPRRRLTPLQRLGQTALARPRSVNALPQTKAFVHPSLVERSATTSTQGSEDLIVPNTDDEDDGDDTNKTQDPVNLEQFLYAR
- a CDS encoding translation machinery-associated protein 16, encoding MPKSFAKVHKHISKKRGVIDALHENSRDAKRLRRANARDDRVARVSALMARGRQSYIDRVTYFQETVAKESKPFSEDDMKDLVVRYINRSVPEIEQLQSERRKGRPPSKREEALLQRTEVENKEFKTGFWMPDLSQEAVIKGLASWNGDWSSLSMMKFIRITKDGGKQPSAFPPKGLS
- a CDS encoding MAM33 family protein; translated protein: MLSLRTFARSVPRTLSRSIATASRSSFLSVPKNGFLQASLKQATRPSYAAFSTSSAFRQSPAEGDIELVAKLEDELKHEKASGLEDLETSVQNIQYVLQNNSWEVKDVPGEQEVVLSKKFGNEEIRLTFTVADLQNLSEQEDFDDSAFADEMDFQGHQPVNQGRGAPGTVAQHPEDRIAPADREIDDLDRDMEPSFPARVNITIEKPGNGSLLIQTVAQDGLFQIEEVSYFSKPDLAHAQTAEQDWTRQSLYAGPPFENLDEDLQTFLERYLEERGINAELANMIPDYIQVKEQKEYVRWLENVKNFVAA
- the cspA gene encoding putative cell surface protein — protein: MVNSGIALLALAGPALGGIVPNKGNDEGHSGYPGHTPPTKWPATAEPHWVTRTATYLTTTCPVSHTKVTSGTKTLTIPITLTSTITVTTTTVEDSNTETRVVVPTGTVPNHPLVPTSVPTSVPTSVPTSVPTQNATSIPTFVPTQNATSVPTSVPTQNATTIVPPPKVVPTGVPGQNTTVVPPPRPAPFTNSTVPPPVQPVPVAPGQPTAPSQPSVPGQPSVPGQPSVPGQPSVPGQPSVPGQPSVPGQPSVPGQPSVPGQPSVPGQPSVPGQPSVPGQPSAPGQPSAPGQPSVPGQPSVPGQPSVPGQPSVPGQPSVPGQPSAPGQPSVPGQPSVPGQPSVPGQPSVPGQPSVPGQPSVPGQPSAPEQPSVPGQPSVPEQPSAPEQPSVPGQPTAVSPPPAETALTGSASQFEPAAGLLAGIWVVMLML